A DNA window from Engystomops pustulosus chromosome 6, aEngPut4.maternal, whole genome shotgun sequence contains the following coding sequences:
- the LOC140066013 gene encoding uncharacterized protein has product MKPDTCEDHDNIPDASSGLHTQDPSSDPIKWVLSTESSGTDKNFMSCLECVKHYSVKADLQRSHTGEKQFSCSECGKYFTKKSNLLRHQINHIREKPFSCLECGKYYSFIADFQQSYIEEKQFSCSECGKCFNKKSNLIRHQTIHTGEKPFSCLECGKCFAHKHHLDGHQISHTGKKPFSCSECGKCFAHKHHLERHQICHTGEKPFSCSECGKCFGRKSNLVTHQRSHTGEKPFSCSECGKCFGRKPHLDRHLRSHTGEKPFLCQDCGKCFSQKSRLVNHQKSLHSGKADGRSSKRTSPERCPNPLLLPQDCSEEKYVPQDHQFLHQDGDVKNITAPETYVRGDERCKEEIPTGNCPDDNTGSSEEHLISSHVTAGDGCITPETSEDHDNIPDASSGLYTQDPSSYPIKWFLYNESLATVKNTKSCLKSGKHYSVKEDLQLSPKGEKTFSCSDCGKYFTQRKNLLQHQIGHSGEKPYSCSNCGKCFSRKAFLDRHMTIHTGEKQFSCSECEKCFHQKSDLVRHQRTHTGETPFSCSDCGKGFNQKFHLLQHQLNHTGEKPYSCPECGKCFARKSYLDRHLIIHTGKKQFPCSECGKYFNQKSDLVKHQRTHTGETPFSCSECGKCFTQRSHLLQHQRSHTGVKPYSCLECGKCFSRKQYLDRHLKIHPGEKQYPCSECEKCFNQKSDLVKHQRSHTGETPYSCSECGKCFSERNHLLKHQQIHTGEKPFSCSECGKCFAWKPHLVRHQRSHTGEKPFSCSECGKCFSKKSNLVRHQRSHTGETPYSCSECGKCFSERNHLLKHQKIHPGEKPFSCSECGKFFIGKANLVRHQRTHTGEKPFLCSECGKCFAQSNHLLKHIRIHTGEKPFSCSKCGKCFTQKPHLDQHLISHTGEKPFSCSECGKCFALKSHLLKHQISHTGEKPFPCSDCGKSFTRKSNLASHQKSSHSDEVQIHESERC; this is encoded by the exons ATGAAACCAGATACATGTGAAGATCATGACAATATCCCAGATGCCTCCTCAGGCCTTCACACTCAAGATCCGTCATCTGATCCAATTAAATGGGTCCTTTCTACTGAGTCATCAGGAACGGATAAGAACTTTATGTCATGTTTAGAATGTGTGAAACATTACAGTGTTAAAGCAGACCTTCAGCGAAGTCACACCGGAGAGAAGCAattttcctgttcagaatgtgggaaatattttaccAAAAAATCAAATCTTTTAAGACATCAAATAAATCACATacgggagaagccattttcatgtttagaatgtgggaaatattaTAGTTTTATAGCAGATTTTCAGCAAAGTTACATAGAAGAGAAGCAATTTTCATgttccgaatgtgggaaatgttttaacaaaaaatctAATCTTATAAGACATCAAacaattcacactggggagaagccattttcatgtttagaatgtggaaaatgttttgcccATAAACATCATCTTGATGGACATCAAATAAGTCACACAGggaagaagccattttcatgttcagaatgtgggaaatgttttgcccatAAACATCATCTTGAAAGGCATCAGATATgccacaccggggagaagccgttttcatgttccgaatgtgggaaatgttttggtcggaaatcaaatcttgttacacatcagagaagtcacaccggggagaagccgttttcatgttcagaatgtgggaaatgttttggtcGGAAACCACATCTTGATCGACatctgagaagtcacacaggagagaagccatttttatgtcaagattgtgggaaatgtttttctcagaaatcacGTCTTGTTAACCATCAGAAGTCCTTACACAGTGGTAAAGCCGAT ggtagatccagtaagagaacatcaccggagagatgtcccaatcctcttcttctaccacaggattgttcagaggagaaatatgtcccacaggatcatcag TTTCTGCATCAGGATGgagatgtgaagaatattactgctccagagacatatgtgaggggcgatgagcgatgtaaggaggagattcctacaggtaactgcccag ATGACAATACcgggagctcagaggaacatctgatatcatcacatgttacagcaggtgatggttgtATCACTCCGGAAACATCTGAAGATCATGACAATATCCCAGATGCATCCTCAGGACTTTACACACAAGATCCGTCATCTTATCCTATTAAATGGTTCCTATATAATGAATCATTAGCAACGGTTAAGAACACCAAGTCATGTTTAAAAAGTGGGAAACATTATAGCGTTAAAGAAGATCTTCAACTAAGTCCCAAAGGAGAGAAGACTTTTTCATGTTCAGACTGTGGGAAATATTTTACTCAAAGAAAAAATCTTCTTCAACATCAAATAGGTCactcaggggagaagccatattcatgttcaaATTGTGGTAAATGTTTTTCTCGAAAAGCATTTCTTGATCGACATATGacaattcacacgggggagaagcaattttcatgctcagaatgtgagaaatgttttcaccagaaatcagatcttgttagacatcaaagaactcacactgGGGAAACTCCTTTTTCATGCTCAGATTGTGGGAAAGGTTTTAATCAAAAATTCCATCTTCTTCAACATCAACTaaatcacacaggggaaaagccatattcatgtcctgaatgtgggaaatgttttgctcggAAATCGTATCTTGATCGACATCTAATaattcacacaggtaaaaagcaatttccatgttcagaatgtggaaaatatttcaaccaaaaatcagatcttgtaaaacaccaaagaactcacacaggggaaactccattttcatgttcagaatgtgggaaatgttttactcaaagAAGCCATCTTCTTCAACAtcaacgaagtcacacaggggtaaagccatattcatgtcttgaatgtgggaaatgtttttctcgCAAACAATATCTTGATCGACATCTAAAAATTCACCCAGGGGAGAAGCAATATCCATGCTCAGAATGTGAGAAGTGTTTTAaccaaaaatcagatcttgtaaaacatcaaagaagtcacacaggggaaactccatattcatgttcagaatgtgggaaatgtttttccgAAAGAAACCATCTTCTTAAACATCAACAAATTCACACAGgtgagaaaccgttttcatgttcagaatgtgggaaatgttttgcttggAAACCgcatcttgttagacatcagagaagtcacacaggggagaagccgttttcttgttcagaatgtgggaaatgttttagtaaaAAATctaatcttgttagacatcaaagaagtcacacaggggaaactccatattcatgttcagaatgtgggaaatgtttttccgAAAGAAACCATCTTCTTAAACATCAAAAAATTCACCCAGgtgagaaaccgttttcatgttcagaatgtgggaaattttTTATTGGCAAAGCAAATCTTGTAAGACATCAAAGAAcacacaccggggagaagccatttttatgttcagaatgtgggaaatgttttgctcaaAGTAACCATCTTCTTAAACACAtaagaattcacactggggagaagccattttcgtgttcaaagtgtgggaaatgttttacccagaaaccACATCTTGATCAACATCTAATaagtcacactggggagaagccattttcatgttcagaatgtggtaaatgttttgctCTGAAATCGCATCTTCTTAAACATCAgataagtcacacaggggagaagccatttccatgttctGATTGCGGTAAAAGTTTTACACGGAAATCAAATCTTGCGAGCCATCAGAAGTCCTCACACAGCGATGAAGTTCAAATTCATGAATCTGAGAGATGTTGA